GGATGGAACAATTTAATCAAAAACGTTGATTCTCCCTTACTTAATCAGATTGGAACTGACGACTATGTCTATTTTGTTCACTCTTATTATGCGGATCCACTTGATTTTAATGATGTGATCGCTTATGCTGAATATGGAGTCAAAGTTCCTGGCATTGTACAAAAAAACAATGTAATTGGGATGCAATTTCATCCAGAAAAAAGTGCCAGAGTTGGAAAACAATTACTGACTAATTTAAAGGAGATGATAAAATGATCATATTTCCAGCAATTGATTTAAAAAACGGAAAATGCGTTAGACTACTTCAAGGTCAAAAGGATGCAGAAACAGTATACTTTAATGACCCCATTGAAGTAGCCCTTAAATGGCAGTCGAAAGGTGCGGAATATCTTCATCTGGTAGACCTTGATGGAGCATTTGATGGCGCACCTAAAAACAAAACGCTTATCAAAAACATTGTTGATGCTCTTGATATACCTGTAGAACTAGGTGGCGGGATAAGAACTTTGGATATTGCTAAAGACTATATTGACGCTGGAGTAAGCCGGATCATTATTGGAACACAAGCAGTAAAAGACTTATCTTTTATTGAAGCTCTTTTATCACTCTACGATGAAAAGGTATGTGTTTCCATTGATGCTAAAAACGGTTTAGTCTGTACTGAAGGTTGGGTTGAAAGTAGTAATCTGGAAGCTCTGGAGTTAGCTGCAAGCCTTGAAAGACTCGGTTTGTCAACCTTAGTTTATACTGATATCTCAAAAGATGGAATGATGTCTGGACCGAATTTTGAAATGCTTGAGGTTCTAAATAATCATTTAAATATCGATATTATAGCCTCTGGTGGTATTTCATCGACTTCTGATGTGTTAAAAGCTAAAGAAATGAATCTATATGGTGCGATTATTGGCAAAGCACTTTATGAAGAAACGATTGATTTGGAAAAATTGTTAAAAGAGGATTTAAAAAATGCTAACTAAACGAATTATTCCCTGTCTTGATGTCGATCATGGACGGGTTGTTAAAGGGAAAAAATTTAAAGATATTCAGGATGTAGCGGATCCGGTCGAACTTGGTAAATATTATTCCGATCAAGGAGCTGATGAACTTGTTTTTTATGACATAACTGCTTCTAGTGAAGAACGTGATATTTTTATTCACATAGTTGAAAAAGTTGCTGAAGCTATCCGTATTCCATTCACTATAGGTGGAGGAATAAGTCGCGTTGAGGATTTTAGGAAAGTACTGATGGCAGGTGCTGATAAAGT
This genomic interval from Eubacteriaceae bacterium ES3 contains the following:
- the hisA gene encoding 1-(5-phosphoribosyl)-5-[(5-phosphoribosylamino)methylideneamino]imidazole-4-carboxamide isomerase; this encodes MIIFPAIDLKNGKCVRLLQGQKDAETVYFNDPIEVALKWQSKGAEYLHLVDLDGAFDGAPKNKTLIKNIVDALDIPVELGGGIRTLDIAKDYIDAGVSRIIIGTQAVKDLSFIEALLSLYDEKVCVSIDAKNGLVCTEGWVESSNLEALELAASLERLGLSTLVYTDISKDGMMSGPNFEMLEVLNNHLNIDIIASGGISSTSDVLKAKEMNLYGAIIGKALYEETIDLEKLLKEDLKNAN